A DNA window from Hydra vulgaris chromosome 13, alternate assembly HydraT2T_AEP contains the following coding sequences:
- the LOC136089911 gene encoding uncharacterized protein LOC136089911 codes for MNIKYRKREKTPKYTIEQQIKTKKRSRKLVNQIYNTKSFLVIADEKYFCFAGDNIPGISGYYTNNKKTCPESVRFIGKEKFPKKLFMWIAISDRGICKPLFRTSKAVAINSSIYINECLEKRLLPFIHKYRGDFNYLFWPDLASSHYSKETLNWMHQYVYYVDNKSNPPNVPQSRPIENFWGYLAQKVYDGDWQASTEQILIDRIKLKLQEINLNFLQSHMNGVRAKLRSIADCGVFSYKN; via the coding sequence atgaatattaaatacAGAAAACGTGAAAAGACTCCAAAATACACTATAGAACAACAAATAAAGACAAAGAAAAGAAGCAGGAAACTAGTTAACCAAATCTATAACACAAAATCGTTTCTAGTCATCGCTGacgaaaaatacttttgttttgcaGGGGACAACATTCCTGGAATTTCTGGATACTACacaaacaacaaaaagacaTGCCCAGAAAGTGTTCGTTTTATAGGAAAAgagaaatttccaaaaaaattattcatgtGGATAGCCATATCTGACCGTGGTATATGCAAGCCATTGTTTCGCACTTCCAAGGCTGTAGCGATCAATTCATCaatctatattaatgaatgttTAGAAAAACGACTTCTTCCATTTATTCACAAGTATCGTGGAGactttaactatttattttggcCAGATTTAGCAAGTTCTCATTATTCTAAAGAAACTCTAAATTGGATGCACCAATATGTCTATTACGTTGATAATAAATCCAATCCCCCAAATGTGCCTCAATCACGaccaattgaaaatttttgggGATATTTGGCACAGAAGGTTTACGATGGAGATTGGCAAGCTTCAACAGAGCAAATTTTGATTGATCGCATTAAACTAAAGCTacaagaaattaatttaaactttttacagtCGCATATGAACGGCGTCAGAGCAAAACTGAGATCAATTGCAGATTGTGgtgttttttcatataaaaattaa